The genomic stretch attatatttcTTTGAGTGAAGGCAAATTTGGGTCAGTACATAGAAGCTATTGCCTCTTTGGAATGATCCTACTGAAGAGCTGGTAAAAGTCATCCTCTAGTTACATTATGTACTTTGGTTTGAATGAAGGCCCTAACATTATGTACATTCTCATTTGTGCTAAATATTTTACGGTACAAGGAATGTATATGTTTTATCATTCATACCTTAATAATTGTCATCTGGTGATTATCTATGTAGAGCTATGAAAACACTCAATATCTACCAATAATCCTTGTTTAAAGATTAAGCTTGTGCTTACCCTGTTCATAGCAATTGGAAGCAAGGTTTGccataccggactgtaccgcctggtacgggcggtacgtaccggtccgataggccagcggtacgcggaccactccgtaccgtaccgacactgtagcagtgtacagtgctcggtacacgtgagtataccgctcggtacacctgggtgtaccgagcggtataccgtaccgtactggtaccgagcccgggtcgaaacgccggtacagtacggtacgacgaaccttgattgGAAGTACCTTTATTAAAGGATGGGTCGATATCTTCTTTTACTAGGACATCCACTAGTAATGTTTTTTGTTCTTTGTAGTTTCTGATGTTGAGCCAGACAATTGAATGCCTCCATAACTTATTATTCTTCATTTCTAGGTACCAAGATGATGGTGATCCAGGCAACAACAATGTGCTCCTGCAATAAGACACCAAATTCTCTAGTCCTTTTGATTCTATTAGTCAACATGAATTAGATAAGGACATGCTTGGAGAACTAGGGAATGAAGCCATTGGTCCGCAAGACATAAATATTTTGGGTCATTATAAATGACATTTCTCATCTCTATTTCTAGTTCAGTTCAATGACATTCAGTTCAGTTCAATTCTCTTCCTTGTTGGTATTTACCTAGGTTTATACTTCAGTTCAATTCTCTTCTTGGGAGATGAATGCTGACAGGTAGCAACATATATCTTCACAAAAACCCAAGGTAGAATTCGGCCATAAATTCTATTCAGAGCAAAAAAACTTACTACACATGCCTTTACAATTTGATTTGGTGCATGTACTTCTTATTTATATGATATGAATGAATGAACATGCACATCTCCAACTTGCAGGGTTTGCATGTGTGTATCTTGTGCTAATGCCAtcagagaaaatcaacaaacaaGTCCTATCTAATGTAAATGTTTTGTTACCTCAAAATATGTAGCTGTAGCGACTTGAGACGTATAATTATCTGTTGTTATCTCAACATATATTTCCTGAGACAAATGCATATACAAAGCTGTGTTGTTGAGAACTGTAGGTAACAATTGTTGTAGAGTGTCTTAGTCAATACAAGAGATTTGTTAACTCACCTTCATGCAAGTACAAGCATCTACAGCTTCTGGCGACCAAGGGCTTCATGACCTCTTTGACGATCCACCACAGCATGCAATATCCAATTGATTGACAGGTTCCTTTCAAGTGAGAGTTCTGAGTCATTGATCAGATAATACTTGCAGAGACAACAAAAGATGACGAAGACTATATATCCCGAATAGGTTTTATGCTTGCAAGATGGACCCCGAATAGCTTTTATACTTGCAAGATGGACAAGTCTATACATTTGTTAAATAAGGCCAGAATAGATAGCACGATAAATTACAATGCCCATCTAACTGGTCCGAACTGGTTCTTCTTAATACACACGTGAGAAGAGTAGAAGAACTACAAGATTCGGCTTTGTGAGTCAGCATGTGGAGTCAATAATCATTCTGTCTTTCAGTTGCCTTAAAATGCTACAGTTCCTGCATAACAAAAGAACAGGTCCAATATAGTCATGCATTTAGACCATGTAATCAtgcagatattatatcatttatcgCAGAAAGGATGTTCCTTGATTCAGAAGTCAACAAAAGGGAAAGCATGACAAACATTTGATATATTCAAACACCGGTCAGATGGTTTATCAACTGGGAAATCTTCAGCTACATAAGTAATAAATGTCTCCACTCTGTCCTTGGGCGGATACACTTGTGTTACGAGACtgaagaatataccacagtgtCTTTCAAGAGAAACAATTAGTGCCAAACAAGAGTTGTCAGACAAAATGATATATAGGCAATATCTTCTAGGAGAATATACCAAGCagcaatcatatcatgaaaatgtGCCAGGTTAGAAATCACTAAAATTGAAATAAATAGAATCCTTTTCTGAGAATGATGACTTCATATTAAGTAGAAGATCACTGAAAAAATTTCCATCCCCAGATACAAAATTTGAAAAGAAAGCAATTGGAAAGTGAAGGCAATTGAGGTGAGGTTGAATTGGAACAGTGCATATGCTCATTTTTTTTCATCACATAGAAACATTGCAAAATGGCCATGAACAGCTGCATGATGCATAATGGTGGTAAATCGATGACACTGTAGAATGAGCACAATGGCATAATTACTCACTGTGAATGCATAATAGCCACAAATAACCAGAGATATACTTGCTTGTGGATGCCTTGTGTATATATAAATGAACTTTTGCCAATGTTTACTCTCATTTTATGTCCGAAACAATGTTATCCAAATTGCAATTATAGCTATTACTGAGTTGATTTAGACTGTCCAGATCATTAATAGTTCCATTACCCAGTTCACCAGAGTTTCTAAATGTATGTACTTTCTCTTAGCAGTAATAACGCAATAGACAGAATAGTTGCATCTAAGAAAGACATTTTTCTTCTAAATACACAATGACAAGTCAAGACAAAGAAGTCACCTACATCTATGGTTAGTATCTAAGAGAACTGGAATAAACACAGAAATATGAGACTGTGATACTAAAAGTATCAGCCATGTTAGATATGATTTGATTTCAACAGATTGATGCAGAAGCAAAAAATTAAGACCACCTTTGCTCACAAAGATTTATCCTATTCCGTCATTTCAGTGATCTTGTAGTCTTAATAAACTTGTTTCAATGAATCCAACTTGTACGTAGTAAACAAAAAACATGAGATGGGGAAATTTAGGTGAAATTACCAAAAaaacaaaacataaaactgcaaaAAGACGAAAGCAGAATGCATGAGCTAATGTAATGTTACACAAATCTAGGAAATTCACTCGTTAAAATACTCTCACGCAGGATGTTAACCAGTtaaagtaaaataaaattttgatacatGCGCTTACCTGCTTCACATTGGTGAAAACTAATCACCATCAGCAGGTAACAAGTACTCATCACCATGGCCCTCAAAGCTAGCAGCCGAAGAAACAAGTGCAAGGGTGTTCACTGGCGACACTAATACAATCAATTTGAGAGTTATTAGAAATTATTGATCAACAGACAAAACTACAACTTTGAAATGTGTCTTACCCTCTGTTTCATCTCCTATCCAATCTTGTGCACATATCAAGCATTCTACAATCACTGCATCGGTCGCACTTAAATAGTGATTTAATGATCTCGCTTCACTGTCTAACGGAACTACTGAAATAGGAATTGCTAAAATATCACGAGCCATCATAGAAAGAGCAGGATATTTGGCAGCATTATATTTCCACCAAGCTAAGATATCAAAATTGTCATCAAGACTTTTTGAGGGATGAACAGCTTCCTCCAAGTACATATCCAGATCAGATCTTGCTGGATGACCTGATGACGTCTCTTTAAGATACTGATCCAACCCACGTTGTGTGTCAGATAGTGTGACACGAGAAGATTTACATTCTGCACCATTCCCATGGTCAGCACCATCATAGCTACTACTATTTCCACCATAGGAGGCTTGGTTTTTTGAAGAATTAGCAGACTGGCCTATATATTCATTGTACAGATTTACAAAGCTGTCACGAACATTATCGATCTTTGTCTTGGCTTCAGATGCATCATCATAAATTCGATTGAAGAAGTATTCAACTGGCTTCATCTTATATCGAGGATCTAAAACAGAAGCGATTGCCATTGGCATTCTAGTTAAATCCCAATACTGTTCAAATTTCTCAAGCATCTCTTTGGCCATTGATGCAACAAAAGGCTGCGGGCTACTGCACCAGGACTTCAATAGCAAATGAATACCACACATATCTCTAAAAAATAGATTGGAAGTTGGGACTCCTGCAGCAGAAAACTTGACCATAGCATCATTGTAAAGCACTTGTAGACACCCAACAATAGCTCTAACATCACTCCAATCCTTCGGTGAAAGAAAGCATGTGTTTTCCACATCATTCTCTGCTAAGTTCTTAAAAGCCTCTTGATATTGACATGCAGTTTCAAGCATGAAGTATGTTGATGGCCAACTAGCTGGAGCATCAAGAACTAATGGCTTTTGTGGGATGCCCATTTGCTCGGCATCTTTCTGAAATCTTGCTAGCCTGTCTTGTGAGGATTTTACATTTTGCACGCAAGCACGGACTCTATCAATGATTTCACAAGCCAATTCGAGGCCTTTCTGGACAACAAGATTCAGCAAATGACCACAAGATCGGGCATAGAATAGATCACCATTTGAAATAAGGAAACCCTTCATACGAAGGGATCCAAGAAGCTCACTTGCCACTAAATCACTGGTTCTACAATTGTCGAGAACTATGCTACATAGCTTCCCATCAATATTCCACTCCTGCAACTTCTCCAATATAATTTTACTGATTTCTTGTTCCTTCTCTGGACATCCGACATGAGCAAAGTTAAGGATCTTCTTCTTAAGCCTCCAATCATTATCAACATAGTGGCACGACACACAAGCATACTCTACATCCTCATTCGACCTC from Musa acuminata AAA Group cultivar baxijiao chromosome BXJ1-3, Cavendish_Baxijiao_AAA, whole genome shotgun sequence encodes the following:
- the LOC135581187 gene encoding zinc finger BED domain-containing protein RICESLEEPER 1-like isoform X1 is translated as MDANESNAIAVHNPRARKLRSLVWNDFTKERKADGSYVAVCNHCKKQLTASSRSGTTHLKNHLVICTSTKRIKRKKLVVRRLVLTSSDAKSEGVLSSDHSQFDQEASRQDLARMVILHGYPFNIVHHVGFRTFVRNLQPLFKLVSADVVKADCMKMYENERLRLHEVLDRLHSRVSLNVDVWRSNEDVEYACVSCHYVDNDWRLKKKILNFAHVGCPEKEQEISKIILEKLQEWNIDGKLCSIVLDNCRTSDLVASELLGSLRMKGFLISNGDLFYARSCGHLLNLVVQKGLELACEIIDRVRACVQNVKSSQDRLARFQKDAEQMGIPQKPLVLDAPASWPSTYFMLETACQYQEAFKNLAENDVENTCFLSPKDWSDVRAIVGCLQVLYNDAMVKFSAAGVPTSNLFFRDMCGIHLLLKSWCSSPQPFVASMAKEMLEKFEQYWDLTRMPMAIASVLDPRYKMKPVEYFFNRIYDDASEAKTKIDNVRDSFVNLYNEYIGQSANSSKNQASYGGNSSSYDGADHGNGAECKSSRVTLSDTQRGLDQYLKETSSGHPARSDLDMYLEEAVHPSKSLDDNFDILAWWKYNAAKYPALSMMARDILAIPISVVPLDSEARSLNHYLSATDAVIVECLICAQDWIGDETEVSPVNTLALVSSAASFEGHGDEYLLPADGD
- the LOC135581187 gene encoding zinc finger BED domain-containing protein RICESLEEPER 1-like isoform X2, producing the protein MDANESNAIAVHNPRARKLRSLVWNDFTKERKADGSYVAVCNHCKKQLTASSRSGTTHLKNHLVICTSTKRIKRKKLVVRRLVLTSSDAKSEGVLSSDHSQFDQEASRQDLARMVILHGYPFNIVHHVGFRTFVRNLQPLFKLVSADVVKADCMKMYENERLRLHEVLDRLHSRVSLNVDVWRSNEDVEYACVSCHYVDNDWRLKKKILNFAHVGCPEKEQEISKIILEKLQEWNIDGKLCSIVLDNCRTSDLVASELLGSLRMKGFLISNGDLFYARSCGHLLNLVVQKGLELACEIIDRVRACVQNVKSSQDRLARFQKDAEQMGIPQKPLVLDAPASWPSTYFMLETACQYQEAFKNLAENDVENTCFLSPKDWSDVRAIVGCLQVLYNDAMVKFSAAGVPTSNLFFRDMCGIHLLLKSWCSSPQPFVASMAKEMLEKFEQYWDLTRMPMAIASVLDPRYKMKPVEYFFNRIYDDASEAKTKIDNVRDSFVNLYNEYIGQSANSSKNQASYGGNSSSYDGADHGNGAECKSSRVTLSDTQRGLDQYLKETSSGHPARSDLDMYLEEAVHPSKSLDDNFDILAWWKYNAAKYPALSMMARDILAIPISVVPLDSEARSLNHYLSATDAVIVECLICAQDWIGDETEVNTLALVSSAASFEGHGDEYLLPADGD